From the Entomomonas sp. E2T0 genome, one window contains:
- a CDS encoding 3'-5' exonuclease, translated as MQHYLIIDFEATCCDQGSIPRHQMEIIEIGAVMVDSQTLQLIDEFQSFIKPVRYPKLTTFCTQLTSITQQQVDKATTFKNFIAPFKTWLYQYKKFAFCSWGDYDYNQLNQDCQYHQVANPISAKHINIKRLMAEKQQLQKKPGLGQALKLANMEFIGTAHRGIDDARNMVRLLPYIFGDKKLP; from the coding sequence ATGCAACATTATTTAATTATTGATTTTGAAGCCACTTGTTGTGATCAAGGTTCTATCCCTCGTCACCAAATGGAAATTATTGAGATTGGTGCAGTCATGGTAGATAGCCAAACTTTGCAATTAATAGATGAGTTCCAGAGCTTTATCAAACCTGTACGTTATCCAAAATTAACTACATTCTGCACACAACTAACGTCAATTACTCAACAACAAGTAGATAAAGCGACTACTTTTAAAAACTTTATCGCCCCTTTTAAAACATGGCTTTATCAATATAAAAAATTCGCTTTTTGTTCATGGGGTGATTACGACTACAATCAGTTAAACCAAGACTGCCAATATCATCAGGTTGCTAACCCTATTAGTGCTAAGCATATTAATATCAAACGATTAATGGCTGAAAAACAGCAGCTTCAAAAAAAGCCAGGATTAGGACAAGCGTTAAAGCTAGCTAATATGGAATTTATTGGTACCGCACATCGAGGGATCGATGATGCAAGAAATATGGTAAGACTATTACCTTATATATTTGGTGATAAAAAACTGCCTTAA
- a CDS encoding RNA 2'-phosphotransferase has translation MDNKQEEKISKLLSYILRHKPEEYNLTLDNQGWVIIHDLLESLAKDQQPITRQQLNYLVENNDKKRFTISDDGLRIRAAQGHSTKKVTIEYVPQQPPNTLFHGTATRFLDTIKQQGLLAGSRQYVHLSTDTETAHSVAIRHGQPVILKINSAEMYQQGYHFYLADNGVWLTEHVPVTYIND, from the coding sequence ATGGATAACAAACAAGAAGAAAAGATTAGTAAGTTACTCAGCTATATTCTTCGTCATAAACCAGAAGAATATAACTTAACATTAGATAATCAAGGTTGGGTAATTATTCATGATTTATTAGAGAGCTTAGCTAAAGATCAACAGCCAATCACTAGACAACAACTTAATTATCTTGTGGAAAATAATGATAAAAAGCGCTTTACTATTTCAGATGATGGTTTAAGAATCCGCGCTGCCCAAGGACATTCTACTAAGAAAGTCACTATTGAATATGTCCCTCAACAGCCTCCTAATACTCTCTTTCATGGAACAGCTACGCGTTTCCTAGACACTATTAAACAGCAAGGATTACTAGCAGGCTCAAGGCAATATGTACATTTATCTACAGATACTGAAACAGCTCACAGTGTTGCTATAAGACATGGCCAACCAGTTATTTTAAAAATTAATAGTGCCGAAATGTATCAGCAAGGTTATCATTTTTACTTGGCTGATAATGGTGTATGGCTAACAGAACATGTACCTGTTACTTACATTAATGATTAA
- a CDS encoding ArsC family reductase, whose translation MTAKKDNTITIFGIKNCNTMKKAFDYLDEHNVSYQFHDYKKQGIDKEHLQAWCKEHGWEKVINKAGLTFKKLADEQKKDLTESKAIELMIAQPSMIKRPVLDLGNKTLLGFKVEEYDQVLSLK comes from the coding sequence ATGACAGCTAAAAAGGATAATACAATTACTATTTTTGGTATTAAAAATTGTAATACCATGAAAAAAGCATTTGATTATTTAGATGAACATAATGTCAGTTATCAATTTCATGATTATAAGAAACAAGGAATTGATAAAGAGCATTTGCAAGCATGGTGTAAAGAACACGGTTGGGAAAAAGTTATTAATAAAGCAGGATTAACTTTTAAGAAGCTTGCTGATGAACAGAAAAAAGATTTAACGGAAAGTAAAGCAATAGAGTTAATGATTGCACAGCCCTCAATGATAAAACGTCCTGTCTTAGATTTAGGTAATAAGACATTGTTAGGTTTTAAAGTTGAAGAGTATGATCAAGTATTGAGTTTAAAATAA
- a CDS encoding VacJ family lipoprotein, with product MKLVSGKKKANKFLKQISLSVCLSVALFSNCWAETNDPWQGFNRGVYKFNDTVDRYTLKPIAKGYQWVTPKFVQTGVSNMADNLGEVQNFGNNVLQLKLHDAGVDLARFGFNSTFGLLGFFDVGSKMGLQRSDQDFGLTLAHWGVPSGPYLMLPFLGPSTVRDATGKVPDFFMDVTPYINDNGVAYGIWGGEILDTRARLLSLEGMIVGDPYIFIRNAYLETREYKIKGYVEDDF from the coding sequence ATGAAGCTGGTCTCTGGGAAGAAAAAGGCCAATAAGTTTCTTAAGCAAATTAGTTTAAGCGTTTGTTTGAGTGTAGCTTTATTTAGTAATTGTTGGGCCGAAACAAATGATCCATGGCAAGGTTTTAACAGAGGGGTTTATAAGTTTAATGATACGGTTGACCGTTATACTTTAAAACCTATTGCTAAGGGATACCAATGGGTTACTCCAAAGTTTGTACAAACAGGTGTCAGTAATATGGCTGATAACTTAGGTGAGGTTCAAAATTTTGGTAATAATGTACTACAGTTAAAACTTCATGATGCTGGTGTTGATTTAGCACGTTTTGGTTTTAATAGTACTTTTGGTTTGTTAGGTTTCTTTGATGTTGGCTCTAAAATGGGACTGCAACGTAGTGATCAAGATTTTGGTTTAACGCTAGCACATTGGGGCGTACCTAGTGGTCCTTATTTAATGTTGCCGTTCTTAGGCCCTAGTACTGTTAGAGATGCTACAGGTAAAGTGCCAGATTTCTTTATGGATGTTACACCTTATATTAATGATAACGGTGTTGCCTATGGTATTTGGGGTGGTGAGATTTTAGATACTCGGGCTCGCTTATTATCTTTAGAAGGGATGATAGTGGGGGATCCTTATATTTTTATACGTAATGCTTATTTAGAAACCCGTGAATATAAAATCAAAGGTTATGTGGAAGATGACTTTTAA
- the dapD gene encoding 2,3,4,5-tetrahydropyridine-2,6-dicarboxylate N-succinyltransferase, protein MSKTLFSMAFGVGTQNRKGEWLEVYYALPLFSPSTALTDAVAPMVGYKGGNETISITVTQAAELAAALKLVDEKQAGLLTRLAESNKPLVAVLLAEDRDPSSVPEAYLKLHLLSHRLVKPHGTNLTGMFGLLPNVAWTNLGAIDVEELAERQLEERIKGRDLKVTSVDKFPRMSDYVIPSGVRIANTARVRLGAYLGEGTTVMHEGFINFNAGTEGPNMVEGRISAGVFVGSGTDLGGGCSTMGTLSGGGNIVISVGKNCLIGANAGIGIPLGNNCTIEAGLYITAGTKIAMLSGINTVIDIVKAKELAGQDDLLFRRNSETGQVECKNQQQKVSLNTDLHDNN, encoded by the coding sequence ATGTCAAAAACATTGTTTAGTATGGCTTTTGGGGTGGGAACACAGAATCGTAAAGGGGAATGGTTAGAAGTATATTATGCGTTACCACTGTTTAGCCCTAGTACAGCATTAACTGATGCGGTAGCTCCTATGGTAGGTTACAAGGGTGGTAATGAAACAATAAGTATTACAGTAACCCAAGCAGCAGAGTTAGCAGCTGCATTAAAACTGGTTGATGAAAAGCAAGCTGGGTTATTAACACGTTTAGCTGAAAGTAATAAACCATTAGTAGCCGTATTATTAGCTGAAGACAGAGATCCTAGTTCAGTTCCTGAGGCCTATTTAAAATTACATTTATTATCACATCGTTTAGTTAAACCACATGGTACTAATTTGACTGGTATGTTTGGTTTATTGCCTAATGTTGCTTGGACTAATTTAGGGGCGATAGATGTTGAAGAGTTAGCTGAGCGTCAGCTAGAAGAGCGCATCAAAGGTAGAGACCTAAAAGTAACTTCTGTGGATAAATTCCCAAGAATGTCTGATTATGTTATTCCATCAGGTGTTCGTATTGCCAATACCGCACGTGTACGTTTAGGTGCTTATTTAGGCGAAGGTACAACGGTTATGCATGAAGGCTTTATAAATTTTAATGCAGGTACAGAAGGCCCTAATATGGTGGAAGGCCGTATTTCAGCAGGTGTTTTTGTGGGTTCAGGTACAGACCTAGGTGGTGGTTGTTCTACAATGGGTACTTTATCAGGTGGCGGCAATATAGTTATCAGTGTTGGTAAAAACTGTTTAATTGGTGCTAATGCAGGGATTGGTATACCATTAGGTAATAACTGTACTATTGAAGCTGGCTTATATATTACAGCAGGAACTAAAATAGCAATGTTATCTGGTATTAATACCGTGATTGATATTGTTAAAGCGAAAGAATTAGCAGGTCAAGATGATTTATTATTCCGTCGTAATTCTGAAACTGGACAAGTTGAATGTAAGAATCAACAACAGAAAGTTTCTTTAAATACAGATTTACATGATAATAATTAA
- the glnL gene encoding nitrogen regulation protein NR(II): protein MTLSTTLNKLLLDNLTTTVILLNSKLHIKYINPAAEIMLSTSFQRCVNLPITDIVSEKTESLTLQQVLEKGQACTKHDACLVTSNNQEVMADYIITPITSENKTLFLIEIIVLDILRVSREEVILSQQEGNKLLIRGLAHEIKNPLGGIRGAAQLLERALTDNSFKEYTNILIEEADRLCNLVDRMLGSNKLPNYQMTNIHEILERVYQLITAESQGNIHLIKDYDPSIPEIIVDAEQIIQAVLNITRNALEALQNSAIEDPKIILKTRVLRQFTIGTIRHRLVINIDITDNGPGIPPHIKDTLFFPMVSGRPEGTGLGLAITQNIITQHKGAIECHSQSGNTKFSIFLPLE, encoded by the coding sequence ATGACACTATCAACAACACTCAATAAACTATTACTAGATAATTTAACCACTACTGTTATTTTATTAAATAGTAAGTTGCATATTAAATATATTAATCCTGCTGCTGAAATTATGCTCTCAACAAGCTTTCAACGCTGTGTCAATCTTCCAATAACAGATATTGTCTCTGAAAAAACAGAATCGCTCACTTTACAACAAGTACTCGAAAAGGGGCAAGCATGCACCAAACATGATGCATGCTTAGTGACTAGTAATAATCAAGAAGTTATGGCTGATTATATTATTACTCCTATAACATCAGAAAATAAGACGCTTTTCCTGATAGAAATTATTGTACTGGATATTTTAAGAGTTTCTCGTGAAGAGGTTATTCTCTCCCAACAAGAAGGTAATAAGTTGTTAATTAGAGGATTAGCCCATGAAATTAAAAATCCATTAGGTGGTATTCGTGGCGCTGCTCAACTACTTGAACGCGCCCTTACAGATAACTCTTTTAAAGAATATACTAATATTCTTATCGAAGAAGCAGATAGATTATGTAATTTAGTAGACCGTATGCTAGGCTCTAATAAACTTCCAAATTATCAAATGACTAATATTCATGAAATATTAGAACGTGTTTATCAACTTATTACTGCTGAAAGCCAAGGTAATATTCATTTAATTAAAGATTATGATCCTAGTATTCCTGAAATCATTGTTGATGCAGAACAAATTATACAAGCAGTACTTAATATTACTCGCAATGCACTTGAAGCTTTACAAAATTCAGCCATTGAAGACCCTAAAATTATTCTAAAAACACGTGTTTTACGTCAATTTACGATAGGAACCATTCGCCATCGACTAGTTATTAATATTGATATTACCGATAATGGCCCTGGTATTCCTCCTCATATTAAAGATACTTTATTTTTTCCTATGGTAAGTGGTCGACCTGAAGGTACAGGTCTTGGACTAGCCATTACCCAAAATATTATTACTCAGCATAAAGGGGCTATCGAATGTCATAGTCAATCAGGGAATACCAAGTTTTCTATTTTTCTACCCTTAGAATAA
- a CDS encoding HU family DNA-binding protein: MNKAELVNAIASKAEITQTEANKVLNAVLETITETLKKEESIVLVGFGTFEVKARAARVARNLRTGEPMTIPAKKVPSFRAGKGLKEAVNQAKKPAAKKGKK; the protein is encoded by the coding sequence ATGAACAAAGCTGAACTTGTAAATGCAATTGCTAGCAAAGCTGAGATTACTCAAACTGAAGCTAATAAAGTATTAAATGCTGTATTAGAAACTATTACTGAAACTCTAAAAAAAGAAGAGTCTATTGTATTAGTAGGTTTTGGTACTTTTGAGGTTAAAGCTCGTGCTGCACGCGTTGCTAGAAATTTAAGAACTGGCGAACCAATGACTATCCCAGCTAAGAAAGTTCCTAGTTTCAGAGCAGGTAAGGGTCTTAAAGAAGCTGTTAATCAAGCTAAGAAACCAGCTGCTAAAAAGGGTAAGAAATAA
- a CDS encoding MFS transporter, which produces MSSLSASATQQLKLSRLRISIAFFFGVAGMSFSSWAVRTPFIQEKLQLTKMDWGFLLLCPVLSSFIATLLSSFLIGHFSSRRTTIIAAYLTILSVFLIGIAPNVWTLAGAFIVFGAGMGLIDISMNDQAAALERIYQRSIMSSFHGLFSVGAMLGSLLGGLLAKFAITPAYHLSMVAILLIIGVVINQRYLLHSTDNITDEIRAEIKVPIIVLPKGKLWILGCVASAAVFVEGAMADWSALFLENMGAQEWLAALGLAFFTGTMAVGRLFGDRWVDYVGAIRAIQWGAACSVLGLFIALISYFPIVAIIGFALSGIGMAIIFPCLLTLAARVKTKEMSSAAAIASVAMMGYVMMLLGPPMIGFLAHAIGLHLAFIALFLSSIVVLCLAGFARPNKN; this is translated from the coding sequence ATGTCATCATTATCTGCTTCAGCAACTCAACAATTAAAGCTTTCTAGGCTACGTATTTCTATAGCTTTCTTTTTTGGTGTGGCTGGGATGAGCTTTAGTAGTTGGGCTGTTCGTACCCCTTTTATTCAGGAAAAATTACAATTAACCAAAATGGATTGGGGATTTTTATTATTATGTCCTGTTTTAAGCTCTTTTATTGCTACATTACTGTCTAGTTTTCTTATTGGTCATTTTTCTAGTAGAAGAACTACCATTATTGCTGCTTATTTAACAATACTCTCTGTGTTTTTGATTGGAATAGCACCTAATGTATGGACATTAGCTGGGGCTTTCATAGTGTTTGGTGCAGGCATGGGGTTAATAGATATTTCTATGAATGATCAGGCGGCAGCTTTAGAACGTATATATCAACGCTCAATTATGTCTTCTTTTCATGGTCTTTTTAGTGTAGGTGCTATGCTAGGATCGTTATTGGGTGGGCTATTAGCAAAGTTTGCTATAACACCTGCTTATCATTTATCTATGGTTGCGATTTTATTGATTATAGGTGTGGTTATCAATCAAAGGTATCTATTACATTCAACAGATAATATTACTGATGAAATTAGAGCTGAGATTAAGGTACCAATTATTGTCTTACCAAAAGGTAAATTGTGGATTCTTGGTTGTGTGGCTTCAGCTGCTGTATTTGTTGAAGGAGCAATGGCTGATTGGTCAGCTTTATTTTTAGAGAATATGGGTGCTCAAGAATGGTTGGCTGCACTTGGCTTAGCTTTTTTTACAGGGACTATGGCTGTAGGTCGTTTATTTGGTGATCGTTGGGTGGATTATGTGGGAGCAATCAGAGCAATTCAATGGGGTGCTGCTTGCTCAGTGTTAGGGTTATTTATTGCTTTAATTAGCTATTTTCCTATCGTTGCTATTATAGGGTTTGCTTTGTCTGGTATTGGTATGGCAATTATTTTTCCTTGTTTACTGACCTTGGCAGCCAGAGTTAAAACCAAGGAGATGTCATCTGCGGCTGCCATAGCCTCAGTTGCGATGATGGGGTATGTAATGATGTTATTAGGTCCCCCAATGATAGGTTTTTTAGCCCATGCTATAGGTTTACACTTAGCATTTATTGCATTATTTCTATCTAGTATTGTTGTGCTTTGTTTAGCAGGATTTGCTAGACCCAATAAAAACTAA
- a CDS encoding adenosine deaminase, with product MRDWLKTTPKAELHLHIEGSLEPELMFKLAHRNSIKLPWNDIESLRKAYNFNNLQEFLDLYYQGANVLKTEQDFYDLTWAYLQKCKEQCVTHVEPFFDPQTHTDRGVPFEVVITGISKALQDAKSQLGISSGLILCFLRHLSEEAAFKTLAEALPYQDHFIAVGLDSSEVGFPPSKFQRVFDKARSTGLLAVAHAGEEGPPEYIWEALDLLKVKRIDHGVRAIEDERLMQRLIDEQIPLTVCPLSNIKLCVFDEMKQHIILDMLDRGVKVTVNSDDPAYFGGYMNENFQAMFDHLGMTQQQAEKLIQNSFDARLVK from the coding sequence ATGAGAGATTGGCTGAAAACAACACCAAAAGCAGAGTTACATTTACATATTGAGGGGTCTTTAGAGCCAGAGCTAATGTTTAAATTAGCTCACCGTAATAGTATTAAATTGCCTTGGAATGATATAGAAAGTTTACGTAAGGCTTACAACTTTAATAATTTACAGGAGTTTCTTGATTTATATTATCAAGGAGCGAATGTATTAAAAACAGAGCAGGATTTCTATGATTTAACATGGGCTTATTTACAGAAGTGTAAAGAGCAATGTGTAACGCATGTAGAGCCTTTCTTTGATCCACAAACTCATACTGATCGTGGAGTTCCTTTTGAAGTTGTTATTACAGGTATTAGTAAGGCATTACAAGACGCTAAATCACAATTAGGTATTAGCAGTGGCTTAATTTTATGTTTTTTACGCCATTTGTCAGAAGAAGCAGCTTTTAAAACATTGGCTGAAGCACTGCCTTATCAAGATCATTTTATTGCAGTGGGCTTGGATAGTTCAGAAGTAGGATTTCCTCCTAGTAAGTTTCAGCGTGTGTTTGATAAAGCACGTAGTACAGGTTTATTAGCGGTTGCCCATGCAGGTGAAGAAGGACCTCCTGAATATATTTGGGAAGCATTGGATTTATTAAAGGTTAAGCGAATAGATCATGGTGTTAGAGCGATTGAAGATGAGCGTTTAATGCAACGTTTAATTGATGAGCAAATACCATTAACAGTGTGTCCTCTGTCTAATATTAAATTATGTGTGTTTGATGAAATGAAGCAACACATTATTTTGGATATGCTGGATCGTGGTGTGAAAGTAACTGTTAACTCTGATGATCCTGCTTATTTTGGTGGTTATATGAATGAAAACTTTCAAGCGATGTTTGATCATCTAGGGATGACGCAACAACAAGCAGAAAAGTTAATTCAAAATAGTTTTGATGCTCGATTAGTTAAATAG
- a CDS encoding potassium transporter Kup: MVDTTQQTESQDLSDNVNEKSKKVTCALLIGAMGVVYGDIGTSPLYTLKEVFHIGGITTNETGVLGVLSLIFWSLAWVVSIKYVIFILRADNEGEGGTMSLIALAQTATENYPKLRKIIVLLGLFGAGLFYGDSMITPSVSVLSAVEGLMLIPSFQELDHFIVPLAVVILIVLFLFQRFGTAHIGRLFGPIMMLWFLTLAVLGIYGITHNPIVLKALNPMRAVEFIYYHKAVGFLILSAVVLALTGAEALYADMGHFGRAPISRAWFFFVFPALVLNYFGQGAMILLDPSVKHNPFFLLAPEWALMPLITIATLATVIASQAVISGAFSLTQQAIQLGYIPNMLIRHTSSDEKGQIYIPFINWSLMVGVVLLIIGFGSSSALASAYGIAVTGTMIITTLLVSSVVLLLWRWPLWMAIPLLLAFFIVDSLYFAANLPKVLHGGEFPIIVGIVLFIIMSTWKRGRALLTKSLEENSLPLPAFISSIRIEPPHRIQGTGVFLTSRLDVVPNSLLLNLIHNQILHEQIVLLTVIVDNFPRVHANRRFEVEIFGEGFYRVVLHYGFMEEPDIPKALQLCHLNELNFSNMTTTYYLTRETIIPSKMGMVRWRQALFSFMMKNASASLRYFNLPMNRVIELGTQVEI, encoded by the coding sequence ATGGTTGACACAACACAACAAACAGAAAGTCAGGATTTATCAGATAATGTTAACGAAAAATCAAAAAAGGTAACTTGTGCATTATTGATAGGTGCTATGGGCGTTGTCTATGGTGATATTGGTACTAGTCCACTGTATACATTAAAAGAGGTATTTCATATTGGTGGTATTACTACCAATGAAACAGGTGTACTTGGTGTTTTGTCGCTTATTTTCTGGTCTTTAGCATGGGTTGTTTCCATTAAATATGTGATTTTTATTTTAAGAGCTGATAACGAGGGTGAGGGCGGGACAATGTCATTAATCGCCTTGGCTCAAACGGCTACTGAGAATTATCCAAAACTGCGTAAAATAATAGTCTTATTAGGATTATTCGGTGCTGGACTTTTTTATGGGGATAGTATGATTACACCCTCTGTATCTGTTCTTTCAGCAGTAGAGGGGTTAATGCTGATACCTTCTTTTCAAGAGTTAGATCATTTTATTGTGCCTTTGGCTGTTGTTATTCTGATAGTTTTATTTTTGTTTCAACGGTTTGGTACAGCACATATAGGGAGGCTTTTTGGACCTATTATGATGTTATGGTTTTTAACCTTGGCTGTATTAGGTATTTATGGCATTACACATAACCCTATTGTATTGAAAGCGCTAAACCCAATGCGAGCTGTAGAGTTTATTTACTATCATAAAGCAGTAGGTTTTCTTATTTTAAGCGCTGTAGTTTTAGCGTTAACAGGGGCTGAAGCGTTATATGCTGATATGGGACATTTTGGTCGAGCACCTATTTCACGTGCTTGGTTTTTCTTTGTGTTTCCAGCCTTGGTGCTTAATTATTTTGGTCAAGGTGCAATGATTTTATTAGACCCAAGTGTTAAGCATAATCCCTTTTTCTTATTAGCACCTGAGTGGGCTTTAATGCCTTTAATTACGATTGCTACCTTAGCCACGGTGATCGCTTCACAAGCTGTTATTTCTGGGGCATTTTCCCTAACACAGCAGGCTATTCAATTAGGTTATATTCCTAATATGTTAATTCGTCATACATCTAGTGATGAGAAAGGGCAAATTTATATCCCTTTTATTAATTGGTCACTAATGGTTGGGGTAGTATTGTTGATTATTGGCTTTGGTTCATCTTCTGCATTGGCTTCAGCCTATGGTATAGCTGTAACAGGCACAATGATTATTACTACATTGTTGGTTTCCAGTGTTGTTTTATTGCTTTGGAGATGGCCGTTATGGATGGCTATTCCCTTATTATTAGCCTTCTTTATTGTTGATTCACTCTATTTTGCCGCTAACTTACCTAAAGTGCTGCATGGTGGGGAGTTCCCTATTATTGTAGGTATTGTGTTATTTATTATTATGAGTACTTGGAAGAGAGGCCGTGCATTATTGACAAAAAGCTTGGAGGAAAATAGCTTACCATTACCTGCTTTTATTTCTAGTATACGAATAGAACCACCTCATCGTATACAAGGTACAGGAGTGTTTTTAACATCAAGATTAGATGTGGTTCCTAACTCGTTATTATTAAATTTAATTCATAATCAGATTTTACATGAGCAAATTGTTTTATTAACAGTAATTGTTGATAATTTTCCAAGAGTTCATGCAAATAGACGTTTTGAAGTTGAAATATTTGGTGAAGGATTTTATCGAGTGGTATTGCATTATGGCTTTATGGAGGAGCCGGATATTCCTAAAGCATTACAGCTTTGTCACTTAAATGAGTTAAATTTTAGTAATATGACAACCACTTATTATTTAACTCGAGAAACTATTATTCCATCTAAAATGGGCATGGTACGTTGGCGTCAAGCATTGTTTTCATTTATGATGAAGAATGCGAGTGCAAGTTTGCGTTATTTTAATTTACCAATGAACCGTGTGATTGAACTTGGTACACAAGTGGAAATATAA
- the glnG gene encoding nitrogen regulation protein NR(I): MSHTENVWIVDDDRSIRWVLEKALQQANMQTQTFDNVDAVLNALEYSKPNVIISDIRMPGSSGFDLLGHIKANYSDIPVIIITAHSDLDSAVASYQSGAFEYLPKPFDVDEAISLVKRAYIHSQETNNKTPAIEPIEPASEIIGEAPAMQEVFRAIGRLSQSNISVLINGESGTGKELVAHALHRHSPRAKAPFIALNMAAIPKDLMESELFGHEKGAFTGAATLRRGRFEQANGGTLFLDEIGDMPADTQTRLLRVLADGEFYRVGGHIPIKVDVRIIAATHQNIEMLVQEGKFREDLFHRLNVIRIHIPRLSNRREDIPALTKHFLQNTAKELAVEPKVLKPETEEYLKNLPWPGNVRQLENICRWITVMASGREVHIDDLPPEVLNQTKPETPSGSWQQNLKLWAEQALKQGQTNLLGEAMPTFEKVMIETTLKHTAGRRREAAFLLGWGRNTLTRKIKELNMDADHVATDEE; the protein is encoded by the coding sequence ATGAGTCACACTGAAAATGTTTGGATCGTCGATGATGATCGCTCAATACGCTGGGTATTAGAGAAAGCATTACAACAAGCAAATATGCAAACCCAGACTTTTGATAATGTTGATGCTGTGTTAAATGCCTTAGAGTACAGTAAACCTAATGTCATAATTTCTGACATCCGTATGCCAGGTAGTAGTGGCTTTGATTTACTAGGTCATATAAAAGCGAACTATTCAGATATTCCTGTAATTATCATTACGGCTCATTCTGATTTAGACAGCGCTGTTGCCTCCTATCAAAGTGGGGCTTTTGAATACTTACCTAAGCCCTTTGATGTTGATGAAGCAATCTCACTAGTAAAACGTGCTTATATTCATAGCCAAGAAACAAACAATAAAACCCCAGCTATTGAACCTATCGAACCTGCTTCTGAAATTATAGGTGAAGCACCAGCCATGCAGGAAGTTTTTAGGGCTATTGGTCGACTAAGCCAGTCAAATATCAGTGTACTTATCAATGGCGAGTCAGGAACAGGTAAAGAGCTAGTTGCTCATGCACTACACCGTCATAGTCCAAGAGCAAAAGCACCCTTTATTGCATTAAACATGGCGGCTATTCCTAAAGACTTAATGGAGTCTGAACTTTTTGGCCATGAAAAAGGTGCCTTTACTGGTGCAGCAACACTTCGTCGCGGTCGTTTTGAGCAAGCCAATGGCGGTACTTTGTTTCTTGATGAAATTGGTGATATGCCCGCTGACACACAAACCAGACTATTACGGGTATTAGCGGATGGTGAATTCTATCGTGTGGGTGGGCATATACCCATTAAAGTGGATGTACGTATTATCGCTGCTACTCACCAAAATATTGAAATGTTAGTACAAGAGGGAAAATTTCGCGAAGATTTATTTCATCGCCTCAACGTTATTCGTATCCATATACCTCGCTTATCTAACCGCCGCGAAGATATCCCTGCCCTAACCAAGCATTTTTTACAAAATACCGCCAAAGAACTGGCGGTAGAACCCAAAGTGCTTAAACCAGAAACTGAAGAATATTTAAAAAACCTTCCTTGGCCAGGCAATGTACGTCAACTAGAAAATATTTGCCGTTGGATCACTGTAATGGCATCAGGTAGAGAAGTACATATTGATGATCTACCACCTGAAGTGCTTAATCAAACTAAACCAGAAACTCCATCAGGTAGTTGGCAACAAAACTTAAAACTATGGGCCGAACAAGCCCTTAAGCAAGGTCAAACCAATCTATTGGGCGAAGCTATGCCTACTTTTGAGAAGGTAATGATTGAAACCACACTAAAACATACTGCCGGCCGCCGTCGAGAGGCAGCTTTCCTATTAGGTTGGGGTCGAAACACTCTTACTAGAAAAATAAAAGAACTCAATATGGATGCTGATCATGTTGCAACGGATGAAGAATAA